A segment of the Acidimicrobiales bacterium genome:
GAGCGGCGCCGACGTGCGCACCGTCGCCGACGACATCCGGGCCACCGACGAGCGAATAAATCGAACCGAGCAACAGCTCCGCGGCGAACTCGTGGTCCATGTCTCGGTGCAGGGCAGCGACGACATCGGCGAGGTCCTCGGCTACACGCTCCTCATCAAGAAGATCGAGCGAATCGGCGACCAGGCCAAGAACATCCTCGACCTCGCCGAAGAGGGGATCGATCTCTCGCGCGCTCCTGACTCGGCCGAACTCACTCGGATCCGACGCACCATCTCCGACATGATGGGCGAGGCGGCCGACTTCCTGTCCGGCGCCGACATGGACGAGGCCGCTGCCTTCCGCGAACGGGCCGACATGCTCCGCGGTGAACTCGAGGCCAAGATCCGCGATTGCATGCACTCCGATCTCCCCGGTCACGAAGTCGTTCCTCGGGCGATCCTCTACCGCTACTGGAAGCGCATCGTCGCAAACGTCGGCGGGGTGGTCACCACGGCGACCGAACCGCTCCAGCATCAGGGATACTTCGACGACGGCACGACCGACATCGACGACTGACACCGACCCGGAAACGCCTGACGGCGGAACGGTCACCGACATCACTCGGTGACCGTCCCGCCGTGGAGAGGCATCCCCCTCGAGGGAGGTTGGTGAGACTCAGCCCCAGCTGCGGCCAGTGGTTCGGTTCTCCCAGATCGCCTGGGCGAGTACCTGATCGGAGTCGGCCAAGTCCACATAGCCCGCGGTGGTGACCGACTCGAGGCCGACGTCGCTCATCATGTAGTCGACGAAGGCGGCGACCGACGGGTCGGTCG
Coding sequences within it:
- a CDS encoding PhoU domain-containing protein is translated as MSFFRRSDGGGFEAITARTVSMLADARHSFDLASTAVLSGADVRTVADDIRATDERINRTEQQLRGELVVHVSVQGSDDIGEVLGYTLLIKKIERIGDQAKNILDLAEEGIDLSRAPDSAELTRIRRTISDMMGEAADFLSGADMDEAAAFRERADMLRGELEAKIRDCMHSDLPGHEVVPRAILYRYWKRIVANVGGVVTTATEPLQHQGYFDDGTTDIDD